In the genome of Oryzias melastigma strain HK-1 linkage group LG4, ASM292280v2, whole genome shotgun sequence, the window gtttaggtcTGAAAGATGTTGGGTAACTTGTTGTACTGTAAATGTGTTATAGAAATACTTTTAATATAGTCTTgatttttagattcatttttaaaaacctagAGTTTACTTAATAAACTTTCTGTTATAACTAACAGATTTGAATATCGATTCAGAAGAGGCAGGAGCAAACATCTGCTTTTcccaaaattttaaatttgtcttttatcatttatttggCAAATAAGATTATTTATAAGATACCTTATTTTGTGACAGCCAGACTGACAATCTTTAGTGCCACTTGAATGTATGCAAAAAGTATTTTCaggaaactaaaaataaaataaaattgataagcagaaaataatataaaaaatattgtgtttttttttttttttctggatacCTTTTGGAAACGTTTCCTTATTCAGTCAAAAGTTTGGATTCATGTTCACTTAGAATTTACGAACTCACCCAAACTGTTAACTTATTATTCTATGAGTCTTACGCAAATGTCTTCACTTTTTCTTGCTTCCTTTAGAAACTGATTTATTTCCACTTTTAAGTGTGTCCTGACTATtcgtttttattgttattttaggaTTCAACACATAAGCCACCCTTTTATTCTTCTAATCTAGTGAAAGGACAACCATATATGTTATAGAGGTGTCTTCTTTCTTCAAGGTCCACCCcataaaagaccaaaaatagCTGAGGTTTTACGGGCAAAACCTTACAGCTCCCTATATTTCTTGTAAAAGGAAACATGGGTCAATAAACTACAAATCCACTGTTACTAGAATTCCTTATCTCAATACTTTACAGTATCTTATGGTGCATAAAGCGGCTGTTCTATTGTGCGACAGGTTGCTGCTGCCCCACTTCTACTGCTTATCTGCTTTACGCTTTCTGCCAAGTCACACTGTACATTTACAGAACCTACCGGTCATTTCAACTTCCTCGGCTAACAGCCTAGCTGCAAGGAATTTACTGTACTGTGACgtcacaaagacacacatgcaATGGAGAGGGTGTATATATGTCAAGCATCTGCTGGGGAGTGAGGAGGTTTGTCAGCACATTCTTTCTGCAACTGGAAGGACCTGAGGTAACCTGTGAGGCTGCGGTAAGTTTGACTGAATGTTTAAAGCTtctcatttgtctttttaaggctgaatttaagttaaataaaatcaagagatttatataatcatttaaaaagcatCTAGATGAGAGACAAGGACTCAATCaatttaatgattattttaaatggtcataaaaagcttttaattattttaaatattcataaaaagttttgataaaaatattttttgccaaaaaacacacaattgatatacactgaaaaaagtgattcATTGGATTAACTgataaaagttctgtaatttgttatatttaaaagtattagttttaatcaaattaaaaatgcaatttaattaaaaaagctaatattttaaatttaacaaattacagatttttttgtcaattaattccaaagtttcactttttacagtgtattttatcattaaattttgttttttgcatgtaGGTTTACTAAGatatcataaataaacattaatcaGGCTCTGTTTTCTATGAAAAGAAagagtatgtttttttttttttttatttaaaccaattTTCCGAAAGAGCTAAAAATTATAACCCTTTCTCTGGAATTTTCTACTTGTCCATAACTTTATTGTGAAATGCTGACAGAACCCTGCAGCGTCTGAGCTTAAAGCTTCGATTAGGACTTTAAACTTagaacaaactttgtttttttttttgctcttttttttgtttcttctttttagttGAGGagattaacattaaaatattttatttgttgtaacCTCTCACATCTGCActatgtaatgtttttttaaaaagtgactaaAGGATTTCTGATgggtttaaaaaattctaaaagcattaaattaatgaatttgaaaataaaaccttaaaaagtcttgaattttgattgCTGAGCTTTAAAACCTGCTTGAAAtctctgtttttaacatatcatttcaatttctttaactttttgaccacgattattttgactaaatgatgtaaataaacatcTGTTTTGCACCAATACACTGAATGCCCACCgccagtttaaaaatataaaaaaaaagaagagctctAAAGCATCCGACcacaatcaaaaaaataaaaggctgcagctttgatcataaaatgtgaataaattaataaaataagaaatagcTAGccttaaaaagttatttaaaaaaaataaaatgtaccctttaacaccgtagccccagtgtttatgttctttgatttactgtcatctttcaattgttaacacaatcaacgtcatTGATCGCTTTTCTCATTCACGTTGATCGtattaacaattgaaaagttacagtatgttaaagattttgttttattgtcactggtgttaaagggttaactttgAAGAAAGTTGCAGGAATCCTGTTCCAAGTCCGATTACCAATCTCTAGTAATCAAGTGTCTGTTAGATAATGTCTTTTCTTAAAGAGCCattctaatcatcttttgatctgttctttaaatgttctcagtgttcttttaattaagacaatttttcttggacatggtttctgcagactcatagtagttcattagaaagttgcttgggcgggactattggtgtGGCGCCATCCCTCCCCCTCTTCCCATtgcccataactgagagctttCTGGTTAAAGGCTCACCTGCTGGCTTACTCAACATAAATAGTGCTTGTGGCTTGTCCAGCGTactttttatgtcacaaatatgttctttttcaaactttatttttttgtctgctcctgattcataacaatgtgagtaaaaaaatactcagaaatgcaattttaagcttaattaccTTAATATATGCCccctatcatgagaaaaatgccacaagaagatgttataaacaccaaaaacataatattcATTGTCACGGGAGTGTCTCTTTAAGTATTTTCAAATACCACCATCATACTCTTTGGATTTATTGCTAACTAACTGTTGCTTTCTCTGACAGATCACGGAGAACAACAACATCAAACAATGGAGGATCAATCTGCCAATAATTCAACTAATCAGGGTTTTGTCCTTTGGGACTACGTTGTTTTCGCAGCCATGCTGCTGATTTCTATGGCTATAGGACTTTTCCAGGccctgaaaaataaatctgtagaTGCCAGCGCCAGGGATTTCTTCACCGGAGGTCGAAGCATGCCGGCTCTGCCTGTCGGACTGTCGCTTTGTGCCAGCTTCATGTCAGCGGTCCAGGTTCTGGGCGTTCCGTCTGAAGGTTTTCGCTACGGTTCAAAATTCCTCTACATGTGCCTGGGACAAACCATCAACTCCCTGCTGACGGCGTACCTGTTCATGCCGGTCTTCTTTCGCCTGGGCATCACCAGCACTAATCAGGTCACAATGAGCGGATTAGTTTACTACGTTAAGAAGATTGAGTATAGGTtaagaaaaacctgaaaatgtgtttttctgtctggcATTGTAAATAATAATCTTAGATTGTGTGAGCTAACACTGTAGATTATTCGCATTTACTGTACAAATGGGATTATTTTTGGGCCCAATTTGCTTTCATTTGCTTCATTAGATCTAACTGCTgagtttattactttaaaaccaaaacaaagtctttaaaatgtttgtgatgTCACATAAAAGTTTAGCTGCGTATCACCGAATAtctaaaatacttaaataatgGTCAACATTTAGAATCCATGCTGTCTGCTGAgttacaaaaaacataaaaactagtCGACATAAAGAgctaaaataaagattattgaGAATGTGAAATGTTTATGCTCATCTATAGAGCTAAAGGGgggaaagctgaaaaaaaaaactgcaggagTGGCAAATATCtcataattaattatttttgaaagctaaaaatcagttaatttaacaaactaaaagagataaaaataaaatctctctATTCACAAATGCTAACAttagttttacaaatttaaaaaaagaacaaatggactgaaaatttaacataaatccTAAATGGTAAATACATTTAACAGGCCATTTCTTCAATTATGTCAAACCATTGTGACATCAATTTACATTGTAAAAATTGGGTCAATCAACAAAAATTCTGTagtttgttggatttttaaaaatattaatttaatcaaattacattttttagttgagtaaaccatcaacccaaaattttaatttgatgaaaactaaaaaaattcagttttcagtcatgtaaaatgttgaatttgacTTCCCTAGTTCATTTTTTGGAATATGGAGTCTtgaaagagccaaaatgaaagaaacatatacaccattaaataaataactaaatgtgccattaattatttaaaagtggcaataaataaataaatgttgaaatcaataaataaataaatgtggcattaaaatattaaaatagaacatttaaatgtgacatatttatttcatttttgctatTTCCAGGCTCCATATaggaaaagttcaaattaactaaataaaagtgaagaatCCAAATATATTAAACATGAATGTTGAATCACATGACAGACATAGTTTGTCACTaatgcacttatttttaaaatttacactaccatttaaaagttaaaggtCACccaaacaattttgttttttgttaaaagtcacacttttatagaaaatataGTCACTGACAAGGttagaaataatatttatttgaaactatattttttttctccattaggAACAGTTCCGGTATTGCAGAACTTTGACACTCTGTTAGTTTGTTGAGGTAATCTGGAGAAAATGTAACCCCACTTGTtctagaagcccctcccacaaatTGGATTGGCTGGATGAGTGCTTCTATCATACCATACAGTAAATCTGCTCCCACAACTTTagaattatcatttttttaaatcaaatatcatgattagtttaaagttatcttcattgaaaaaaaagttgattttctaTCAAAAATAGTACAATTTCTAAGTGGTATTACAAATATCTTTTAACCTATCgcacaaaaacatgactttttcggttaattaaaaaaatccacctgTGGGTCATAAAACAAGGCATGTAGAAGAAGTGAAGAGAGATGAGAGATTTGTGCACAGAAAGTCTATGATGTTATGACACCAGCCGTCTGCTTGTCACAGTACCTGGAGATGAGATTTGGCAGAGCGATGCAGCTGCTGGGAAGTTTCCAGTTTCTCGTAGCAACGGTGAGGCtggcattttgtttttcctttcagagCCAAAGATTAAAGTCTGATGGTTTTACTGGAGATTTTGGAGCAAAGAGATCCTTTTctattttctggttttgttttgtttctctgtttctgGACATGATTTTGTTTGTGCTTGAATTTTCTCAGCTGCTTTACACTGGGATTGTCATCTATGCACCTGCCTTGATCTTGAACCAAGGTAAGAAACTAGAAACTTTCAGAAAGAtttgtaaaatatgaaaattgatTGGTCATACTTAGTTtccatatttaaaattattttattttaatttaatttaatttaatttaatttaatttaatttaattttattttattttattttattttattttattttattttattttattttattttattttattttattttattttattttattttattttattttattttatttttattttatgttattttatttttatattttattttattttttatttttatttttattttattttattttatgatattttatttttaatttttaaattttattttattttatttttatattttattttatttttatattttattatattttatttttttattttatttttattttattttattcattaaataatTTTGCAACTCATCCGTGTATTAGATGCTGTCTTTGGTCTGTCTTTTGTGTAAACTGAGCTGTTGGTAaatcatttcaacaaaaaaaattatgtaaacagctaaattaaaattaaggaAAATAGGAATTACTAAAAACCAActttataaatctttttttttttatttttactgtcatttgttgttttcttataGTACATCATGTTGGAAACTTCTTCTAATTTCTATTGCCTGGAAAAGCGTTTTCAACCATTTTTGAGCAAAGGTTCACGTTTTCCTTGACAAAAACTCCAAGGTACaccatagcaacaaaaaaaaatgtgaaaaaagagaaactgtgAAGTCTGTATTAACGATGTTCCATTCCCTCCAGGAtctcacatgtttttttttttttttttttgataacaCCTATggaacaaaaatcagaaaattatttcttttcctAAAAGTAGCAATAATTcaatcatcattttcagctaaagGATGTAAGAATAATAACAGACTATTCCTCCACATCACATGTGCTATACAAATGTCGAAAAAGATGgcttaaattgcaaaaaaatggttgccataaatgtttatgaaataaaataaatgtttatttaaataaaagtgatttaGTGAAATAGAAATTATTGCTAAATGTATCGCCCAATGAAATATCGAGATATTTCGCCGTATTTATTTActaggttgaaaaacactggtctGGAAGTTGATGTTTGATACTTAAAATGTTGTCAtcagaagttttaaaaagtgaaactccTCCTACAGGTCACACTATTCACCTCTTTATGCATCAGATCTTGAAgagaataaaagttgtttttgaaatgtgttGTTGAGCCCAAGAAAAGCTCATTAACAGAAGTGCTTACCGTGAAAGTACAGTCCGTGAGTTTTGGGCTAAACCcttgttcagtttttaattgaaatgattAGCACTTCACTCTGAACTCTTTCTTTTGCAGCCACGGGGCTCAACATGTGGGTGTCTCTGTTTTCCACTGGTATAATCTGCACGGTGTACACCACTTTGGTAAGAACTTTGAAAAGGTCATGAAGACGGCTCCATCTATTTGACagattagtaaaaaaaatttaaattgccCTAAAAGTAGGCAGACATTTTCCATTAAactcttatttatgtttttttttttatgaacaaagtaggaaaaagttttttagaatttgtttataaaacacagaaaaagaaatacatgtgCGAGCAcatacatttttactgttttcatattttgtaacaaaaaggaatttaaaaatctttagatCTAGTAAATCTGTCATAATCTCACAAGCCTACAAGTAAAAAGggaattaatataatttatttttttaatatgcagATGCTAATTTACTCTTGTCTTGTTATTTACCCTCATAAAATTTACTAATTCatctattgttgttgttttacctTAAATAGATAAAGGAAATGTTAAAGATTCACCCAACAAAAAtcccttttctgtgttttattgtaaagtttctttcatatttaaagaagaaataaataagagTGGGAGAATAACCCCCAGAGATGGAACATCTTGTTTTCAAGTGGGTCCTCCATTCAAGAATAAtcacaaatgacagaaaaggaACCAAATAAAATAGTACAAACAGAgattaaatacacaaaacacaTAGAAGCTCTCAATATCCATCtctatttaaaatgacatttttgaactgaaaaaacacaattgatgAATGCTAAAGTAGACAAAAGGCAATTGACGAAatattctgaatttaaaaacatagcAAGTGTGTTTGACatgaattaaaataacttttttaacactGAGATAAAGGAAGGATTTCTTTGTAtaaagtgaaatattgcaaACATTTCTGACTTCTTTTCTCTACGTTCCTGTGAAGGGTGGCATGAGGGCTGTGATCTGGACCGACGTCTTCCAAGTCATGGTGATGCTGTTGGGTTTTGTGACCATTTACATTCGTGGCACAATTCTGGTTGGTGGACCTGCGCAAGTTCTGGAGATTGCCAATAATGGATCACGGATAAATTTTGATgagtaaatactttttttttttacattcattttaagGTGTTGTCACTGCAACTTCCAGACATtttaataattagttttttttatacatttgtgcTTTAAATTAATCATAGAGCCAAAATTCTGCTGTTTCTGATGATTTTGCACTAACATTAGTTGTTGTTCTTTACCAGTTTCGATGTTGACCCCCGAAAGCGCTACACCTTCTGGAGTCTCACTGTTGGCGGTGCGATGGTTTGGTTGTCCATGTACGGCGTCAACCAAGCTCAAGTCCAGCGGTACATCTCCTGCCGAACGGAACGGGACGCCCAACTGTGAGTGTACTTGTTCTGGTCCAAAGCAGCAAAAAGTACCCATATATCTGGGAAATatgggcaaaaaataaaatcttttactttcttttacaaaaatagaaagaactgaatatatttaacaaaaactgaataattttaatgtttttttgtaaatttaatgcAATAAAATGCTTCATTAGCAAAAAACTAAGTGCTAACAGGGATGATTAGTTTGTGTCTCTAACCTCAAATGAGCAACATCCCACAGAAGTTTTagaattattatgggatggccacaggacctctgacttggtggccattttgtagaaaattgtttttacacaatataggaacaaaaatattttgtttgagtGTCCTCATAAAATTTTGCATACAAGCAACCGGTTGAAGTCTACAACCAGTCAAAGTTCCAGTGAACCTggggaagaggccgccatcttgaattttaacaaaatgattGCTTAGCCTACCTATTAAGTTAAACTCCTCCCAGGGATTTTGATTTATCTTCTCCTAACTCCTGAAGCATCATTGGGAACCtacttgggaaaaaatgttaGACTTCTAAGCAGAGgattttttatggtttaataTGTTTGACGTTCTCCTGTTGTtgcttacacatttttttcccgaAGTATTGTGAAAACTTAATCCATAAAATCGGCTGCTCAAATAGAGCAAAACTATATGATACATGACAGTAATTTGTTAGAAAGGTGGGCACGGTTAGAAAAAAAGCCTCTGTTGTTAAGGAAATtgaaaaacatactttttcctattcttctaaaaattacatagacctGTTAGTTTTCACCAggtaaccaaaaaataaaatggttgctatggagctAAAACCAACaaggccgccattttgaaataattgctttttgttttttgtttttttatggattaGTAATACCATTTAGAGATTTCCTTTCAGAGATTAACTGTCAATGTCTAGTCAGTGAGGTGATCACTTACAACGCCATGAGCggctttaatttttaattaaatccccaacatgtgaatacttttttattctgctgCAGTTGGATAGATTTTGTAAGGTTCTATGTAACCTCAacgtttaaaaacaaaagatactTGAGGATGTTTGGTCCAAAGCTGGCCCTGCAAGTTTTCCacaatggaaaaagaaaaaaaatgacaaaaactaaaagactGGCTCCTGCTGTTCTGAGGTCAGACCAaactcacagtcacacctgcTGGATGGAGACGTTCTGTTCCACATGAACTCTGCTCACGTTGTGCCACTTCCTTTTAAGCATTGTGAGAAATGTGTGACTCGAATCCCcttaaactatgttttttttttcagtttacagCGATCCTGCCTCCCTTTACTGGCTTAAAATTATGTAGTCGTTTCTGTACCTTTTATCTTTACtgtggtttaatttttaattttctgaattttgttttatttttggctgtGTTGAGGTACTTCCATCCATTTATATTCTCAACCCACTGATTCCCTTGGCGGGgtgcaccctggacaggttgccagtccaCAAAATCACTCATATGCATCTAGAGGCGTGGTAGAAATCATCCATcaacctatgaaacatgtttttggactctgGGAGGAGGCCGGAGAAAACTCACACATGCCCGGAGAGAACGTGCAAACTCCAAACAGAAGGGGTCCCAGTCGGAATTTGCATCAGGGCCTTCACTACACCTCTGTGAAGCCTTTACTGAGGTGCTTTGAAGGAAGAGTTCCCCAAACTTCTGCAAACTGTGTTATTTAGCTTATTGGCACAAACAAGTTCTTTACTCTgcttttacactgtaaaaaatatagtCAATTTTTACGGTCACcgtaaaaaaactttaaacaaaggTACAATAAACaactgttgctttttatttacagttctTTTTTGGgtaatatttcttatttttaccgTAAATAGCaattaatttattgtaaatacagtgtaacactgtaaaaaaatgttttttttttattgttctttgtttcaaacacaaaatgaaagtaaacaataagaatttaaaaataaaatataagtattttgaaaagtacaaaaatacaaaataaacattagaattcaaaaatacaattataagaattaaaaaaagacaaaaaatacaaatatacaagtaaagcaaataatgtgcttgaaaaggagtgggtagAAGAAAATTCTTGTGTGGTTCCACCCCTTTctacaatatttttgttagcAAATtagcaaatttgtttttattagcatatcaatttttacaatagaaaatgAGCAGATCGGATTGCCAAaattttatagtaaaatatacagtgttactttttttttatcatattacaGTTACAATAATTGCTATATCCTATAGTTTTGTTGAAATTTGTATCATAATTTCAATGCCAGTCTACAAAGCTAACAAAGatgtacatatatttttaacgATAAAAAACTAGCAGCTGAGATTCCCAGGGTTTTACCGTagtaactgtaaaaaaaatccctataaTCTTACAGAAGTTTACTGGTTGCTGACTCTCTagtaaaattctgcttttttttttttttttttttttacagcagtcATTACAATTGTTAACTGTCATaattttcctgtattttttcctgtaaaaatgtctaaactctaaaacagtctagctttttttctcttgtttatgTGACTTATTTTGCGCAACTTCCTCTCAATCATCACTTAGCAAACCTAAGATTAACAAtctgccaaaaatatgttataaTTAATAACATTTCTCTCTACAGAAAGAATGTAAAGCATTGAAAAGTTCAGTCAGCCTTCTGGATCTGTCAACAAATCTGATTCTGCAGCGACGTGTGCTTTCCCTTGCAGGGCTCTGTTTGTGAACCAGGTTGGTCTGTGCTTCATCGTGAGCAGCGCGGCGACCTGCGGCATCGTCATGTTCGCTTACTATTACAACTGTGACCCGCTGAAATCTGGGAAGATTTCAGCTCCTGATCTGGTAATCACACTTTTCTTttgaataagaataaaaaatgacgGCCACTCTTAACTCTGATGCTGCAGTTATTAATTAATATGCTGTTATGTATTGAAAATTGccaaaatcacttttttaaactactatATACTACTAGAAAatactagaaaaattgcatcacctttgtagtttttgctcttttattttaaatactattttattaatataaagttctacatcatttttttctctcttttgtcaTCTAAAGTACATGCCATACTTCGTACTGGAGATCTTCAAAAACCTTCCAGGATTTCCAGGTCTTTTCCTTGCATGTGCATACAGTGGGACTCTGAggtatgccattttttttctaaagttgttGTCACTCCATATTCTCTGGGTACTTCAGTACTCTCTGGGGTGACAGAGTCTGCTTTCCCACAGCACGGCTTCCACCAGCATAAACGCCATGGCTGCGGTGACCATGGAGGACCTGCTGCAACCACATCTGCTTCAAACATCACAGACGAAGCTCGTTCTCATTTCCAGAGGACTGTGTAGGTTGATTCTCATTTAATGCTGAAGTTTCTTACCTAACTGTTTTTCTATAAAGACAATCTGGCCTCAAATTGAAATCCATTGTTGTTTGCAAATAGATGTCTAACTAAAAGGCTGTGTTGTGACTAAATGGTAATACTTGCTGAAAACCAAAATTAACTATAAAATCCAAAGATTCTTTCTATTTAAACATGATTAAGCCTAAATAATCCCactgtgtttgtcatttttttttctaatgtcaCTCGTGTGATTTCAATTATAAGGATAAATGgttgtttctatttttctctCAGCGTTACTGTATGGAGCTGGCTGCATCACTGTGGCGTCTCTCTGCTCCTTCTTGGACTGGGGTGTTCTGCAGGTATGACCCACTGATGATGTCCCATGAAATTCTACCCATCCATCTTGTTTTCTAAACCCGCTCAATTCCTTTTGGGGTcgtagggttgctggagcctatcccaaccactTCCAAACATGTAGTTGTTGTAGTTGTTGGATAGTTGTCTGATAAACAGATTatcagaattaaaaaagaaaaaaagcgtcatttaaaattatatattttcacTCGTTAAATTTTAccagacaaacaaataaaaatgtgtcctaCGCTAAAGTTAGAACAGTTAAAGTGAGAAATTTACCAATCtaaaagaacaatttttctttcatggttTGATAATCAGTCAAACtgagtatttttctgtttgcaaaTATGACTGAATAGAACGTGGTTTATTTTCTGTCCTTCCAGGGCTCCTTTACTATCATGGGTGTGGTCAGTGGTCCACTCCTGGGTGTCTTCATCCTGGGAATGTTTGTCCCGGCTACTAACAGGCTNNNNNNNNNNNNNNttttttttttttttttggttcttttaatcattaattgtattttattatttattttaagttatgaAATATGTATGATTCTGatgttcaatttattttaaaaacataacccCTGGTGAACTTTTAGggttcaaaaattacatttaaatcaatcaaaatggGATATTCAAcaattaagtattttattagTTGTTATAATACCATTTTGAAGttatagtgtattttttttttcattttaagattgGAATCATGAGGATAGTTTTatatcaaaaaacattttgttttcagccCCTTACCACCATACTTCCACCACTGTGTTTTACTAAAGAAGCAGTGAATTTACAATTAACGGGATTCTATCTTCCTTTTCCACATAAAAGCCGCTTCTATGCATCCAGACAGCTCAAATACAATCTCATTAATTTAACTTTATATGCAACTTATACAGATAACagacagctttttttgttatgcAAAGAGCAGACCACAGCTACTCATATTTAGTCAGTGATTGCGACTGTATTGCTCTAGAGAAGGAgtgtaggaaaaaaattgattctgcgatatatcgcgatacttcagtGGGCGATTCtcgtattgatttaaaatggcaatatttaattaattaattacttcTAAGCATCCTTCatcgtcttacttttgttttccatctttttttatgctgaaaaatattttaatgtggaAATAAGACAATGTTGAATGTTCAgtttaatatttctaaatttaCCGAAAGAAAAGCTGGGCCATAAATGTTCTTGAGTTAAAGTAACTTGTTTGTGAGAGTCCTTAATGTTGGGATAATTAGATAAAATGAATTTCACCA includes:
- the slc5a5 gene encoding sodium/iodide cotransporter, with amino-acid sequence MEDQSANNSTNQGFVLWDYVVFAAMLLISMAIGLFQALKNKSVDASARDFFTGGRSMPALPVGLSLCASFMSAVQVLGVPSEGFRYGSKFLYMCLGQTINSLLTAYLFMPVFFRLGITSTNQYLEMRFGRAMQLLGSFQFLVATLLYTGIVIYAPALILNQATGLNMWVSLFSTGIICTVYTTLGGMRAVIWTDVFQVMVMLLGFVTIYIRGTILVGGPAQVLEIANNGSRINFDDFDVDPRKRYTFWSLTVGGAMVWLSMYGVNQAQVQRYISCRTERDAQLALFVNQVGLCFIVSSAATCGIVMFAYYYNCDPLKSGKISAPDLYMPYFVLEIFKNLPGFPGLFLACAYSGTLSTASTSINAMAAVTMEDLLQPHLLQTSQTKLVLISRGLSLLYGAGCITVASLCSFLDWGVLQGSFTIMGVVSGPLLGVFILGMFVPATNRLGAFSGIAVGFCVSLWLAVGSTLHPPTEEIMGVLPSFSGSCESNNSTVSSISNQEQLSISTALHPKDEGGLLNFYSISYLYFGAMATSSVIIAGIIVSYATGPTKRSAIKEGLLWWDLNKSKEKIPSERRTETMSKAFPCVHQSACWETEQAPSTLRDNKKSHRGSEKLQVVPLMNLHKENVL